One stretch of Lucilia cuprina isolate Lc7/37 chromosome 6, ASM2204524v1, whole genome shotgun sequence DNA includes these proteins:
- the LOC111685408 gene encoding copper chaperone for superoxide dismutase has protein sequence MSEIKIEFAVEMKGEHCACKLREALKGLGELDIDANLGRVIVHTQEPWFVIKEKIEETGRKAVLNGFGGQSAVSIINTTGSDVDQCPIRGVIRFTAIRKDKPGLVVDGVVDGLSPGLHGIHIHETGDVSSGCDSVGSHYNPRGSPHGSPDDDINNRHAGDLGNIRADNTGRATFRFMDNVLEVWEIIGRSVVITQNPDDLGKGHNEQSRIDGNAGDRIACGIIARSAGILQNFKQICACDGVTLWDERYKPIAGGKRSQKL, from the exons ATGAGTGAAATTAAA ATTGAATTTGCCGTAGAAATGAAAGGAGAACATTGCGCCTGTAAGCTGCGTGAAGCTTTAAAAGGTTTGGGAGAACTAGATATAGATGCTAATTTGGGAAGAGTTATAGTACATACACAGGAGCCATGGTTTGTAATTAAGGAAAAAATAGAGGAAACAGGACGCAAAGCAGTACTTAATGGATTTGGTGGCCAGTCGGCTGTTTCTATAATAAATACCACCGGCAGTGATGTAGATCAATGTCCCATAAGGGGAGTTATAAGATTTACAGCGATAAGAAAAGATAAACCAGGTTTAGTAGTGGATGGCGTTGTTGATGGTCTCAGTCCGGGACTTCATGGCATACATATTCATGAGACAGGAGATGTTTCGTCTGGTTGTGATTCTGTTGGTAGTCATTATAATCCTAGAGGTTCACCACATGGCTCACCGGATGATGATATAAATAATAGACATGCTGGAGATTTGGGTAATATAAGAGCAGATAATACTGGTCGTGCTACATTCCGTTTTATGGACAATGTGTTAGAAGTGTGGGAAATTATTGGACGTTCTGTTGTTATAACACAAAATCCCGATGATTTGGGTAAAGGTCATAATGAACAAAGTCGTATTGATGGTAATGCTGGTGACAG AATTGCTTGCGGCATTATAGCTCGTTCTGCCGGTattctgcaaaattttaagcAGATTTGTGCCTGTGATGGTGTAACCCTTTGGGATGAACGTTATAAGCCTATAGCGGGTGGCAAACGATCACAAAAACTGTAA
- the LOC111685417 gene encoding uncharacterized protein LOC111685417 isoform X4, with protein sequence MLYLLPYILAGLGLLVVFSCLGYYAYLTLKFNKEILDRQGNNFATAEEAARDNRYNDIFFIEPNSPEAARIRAQLEKDDKDLPSYDEVMRMTNLSTPTAAPAAATTVNFVPAMPSALSMGASSSSVNTTDTTLTVPPYTPADPNVSSSSRPLTPPPYTPEPIGASVVLPITTPLHSQQPAQSS encoded by the exons ATGTTGTATTTACTGCCATATATTCTAGCCGGTCTAGGTTTATTAGTAGTATTCTCATGTCTCGGTTATTATGCCTATTTaaccttaaaatttaataaagaaattttgg ATCGCCAGGGTAATAACTTTGCCACAGCTGAAGAAGCCGCTAGAGATAATCGCTACAATGATATATTCTTCATTGAACCCAATAGTCCAGAAGCGGCCCGTATACGAGCACAATTGGAGAAGGACGACAAAGACTTGCCTTCATATGATGAGGTTATGCGCATGACAAACTTGAGCACACCCACAGCGGCACCAGCAGCAGCTACCACAGTGAATTTTGTGCCCGCCATGCCAAGTGCTCTTTCGATGGGAGCCTCTAGTTCGAGTGTTAATACCACAGATACCACATTGACTGTACCGCCCTATACACCAGCTGATCCCAACGTTTCGTCTAGCTCAAGGCCTTTGACACCGCCTCCTTATACACCCGAACCCATAGGAGCCTCGGTTGTCTTGCCAATTACCACTCCTTTGCATTCGCAACAGCCTGCACAAAGTTCATGA
- the LOC111685407 gene encoding uncharacterized protein LOC111685407, producing the protein MVFIISSGLKMICNVLKTQTENDDIQNKEIIELEELLQTLNASERYLVAKYFCKISWNIGSLKILNILQKLRILTASEYVLSCENSEEVQLIINDLLESEYVLITNLLINCTLDSANSIRLNAILDESLENLFKDLLQNPELNDLSFLNFINNYVTAEIKVKIIHKLLTCILGLQQTNIKEAFLNFSSWINEGVDDLKFPQDLYKQLLYKHAEESLNFLLKSSSIENFKDWKFYLILLQTISSNNNDIAGPYIRKYLKLRLKQCATIPCKRSLLHMLLTARAATANTMDITKNLNNYADWYKTNIGEMKFSLKAEEFQNILALLEQSINYEMEVDYLEIHTLIAISPPILCGKLVQTYKSKCKQRLQQIKKGNLQVDAINESIVIEDSN; encoded by the exons GTCCTGAAAACTCAAACAGAAAATGACGATATACAAAATAAGGAAATAATTGAATTGGAGGAATTATTACAAACCTTAAACGCTAGTGAAAGG tatttagtggcaaaatatttttgcaaaataagcTGGAATATTGGTAGCTTGAAAATCttgaatatattacaaaaattaagaatattaacCGCCAGCGAATATGTTTTAAG TTGTGAAAACTCAGAAGAGGTTCAATTGATAATAAACGATCTGTTGGAATCtgaatatgttttaataacaaatctTTTGATTAATTGTACATTAG ATTCTGCTAATTCCATACGTTTAAATGCGATATTAGATGAAAGCTTGGAAaatctttttaaagatttattacaaaaccccgaattaaatgatttaagttttcttaattttattaataactatgTAACAG cggaaattaaagtgaaaattatTCACAAACTTTTAACATGCATATTGGGCCTTcagcaaacaaatattaaagaagcttttcttaatttttcatcTTGGATTAATGAGGGAGTAGATGATTTGAAATTTCCACAAGATTTATACAAACAG cTATTATATAAACATGCTGAGGAATCGTTAAATTTCCTATTGAAATCTTCTTCcattgaaaactttaaagattggaaattttatttaattctgcTACAAACTATTTCCAGTAATAACAATGATATAGCGGGACCTTATATAAGAA AATATCTTAAATTACGCCTTAAACAATGTGCTACTATACCCTGCAAACGTAGTTTACTGCATATGCTGCTAACTGCTCGAGCTGCCACCGCCAATACCATggatataacaaaaaatttaaacaattatgccgattggtataaaaccAATATAGGTGAAatgaaattttccttaaaagccgaagaatttcaaaatattttagcatTGCTGGAGCAAAGCATCAATTATGAAATGGAAGTTGATTATTTGgag attCATACACTTATAGCCATTTCACCACCGATACTGTGTGGTAAATTGGTACAAACTTATAAAAGTAAATGCAAACAAAGgctacaacaaattaaaaagggAAACTTACAAGTAGATGCCATCAATGAAAGTATTGTTATAGAAGACAGCAATTAG
- the LOC111685411 gene encoding uncharacterized protein LOC111685411, giving the protein MLKVIILIITTSIYIVCCQNDYELEFLEENIFSPCENYSDNYIDQLFDISNANIEQTEDGSLVVNGFTIVTRTVEGSLPLNIEIFKRERGTWQPTIYTQKRNDTCTACFSKVELWNSYLKNTPAEQLTCPFTQGQRLDFDINEPTIMSLPIRNAEGEYKIHVMSGSELNDFFICTEIYTMVHKM; this is encoded by the exons ATGTTGaaagtaattatattaataataacaacttcGATATAT ATCGTTTGTTGTCAAAATGATTATGAATTGGAATTTTTAgaggaaaacattttttcacCTTGCGAAAATTATTCAGATAATTATATTGATCAGCTGTTTGACATAAGTAATGCAAATATTGAACAAACCGAAGATGGAAGTTTGGTTGTCAATGGATTTACTATTGTAACACGTACAGTGGAGGGATCATTACCG TTAAATATTGAGATATTCAAAAGAGAACGTGGAACATGGCAACCCACCATTTACACTCAAAAACGTAATGATACTTGTACAGCTTGTTTTAGTAAGGTTGAACTGTGGAATTCCTATTTGAAAAATACACCAGCAGAACAATTAACCTGTCCATTTACGCAGGGA caaaGATTAGATTTCGATATTAATGAGCCAACCATTATGTCACTACCAATTCGCAATGCCGAAGGAGAATATAAGATTCATGTTATGTCTGGTTCTgagttaaatgatttttttatatgtactgAAATTTACACAATGGTACATAAAATGTAG